Proteins from one Catalinimonas alkaloidigena genomic window:
- a CDS encoding HTTM domain-containing protein — MSSRRTLNTFVTNLVDRFAFDTYGIDAKSQALFRIFYASLFLVIGGLPSWVWIGDKPSVLFQPPPISLTNFVASSFPPAGFFISLEIIVCLLYVALLFGFYTRITSVLLAVFLTIGFSFEFSFGKIGHFAMLMILVPLMMSFSNWGTLWSIDARYRHAQPNPNRAAWPIAFMVLCFGFAMFSASVPKIIAGWLDPATQAVRGYMLRFYYVQGSRELLLPYLVDFTSKGVWEAMDWMGVGLELTFLLAILRRQLFRFYLLVTISFHIANLLIFNINDFYLNTYFYALFFNYTLITERMSPLASQRLGSFFNYVNLALVAGAAVVWYRFFTLSPFFTALEALSLNFDEATLVLLFAMLALALTDAVLSLRQRQPTPAVGAL, encoded by the coding sequence GTGTCATCTCGTCGCACCCTTAATACCTTCGTTACGAACCTGGTTGATCGCTTTGCGTTCGATACCTACGGCATCGACGCCAAAAGCCAGGCCCTTTTCCGCATTTTCTACGCGTCGCTTTTCCTGGTGATCGGGGGGCTGCCGTCGTGGGTGTGGATTGGTGACAAACCCAGCGTGCTGTTTCAGCCCCCGCCCATCAGCCTGACCAACTTCGTGGCGTCCTCGTTTCCCCCGGCGGGCTTCTTCATTTCCCTTGAAATCATCGTCTGCCTGCTGTACGTGGCGCTGCTGTTCGGCTTCTACACCCGCATTACGTCGGTGCTGCTCGCCGTTTTTCTGACGATCGGCTTTAGCTTCGAGTTTTCGTTCGGCAAGATCGGCCACTTCGCCATGTTAATGATTCTGGTCCCACTGATGATGTCGTTCTCCAACTGGGGCACCCTATGGTCGATCGACGCGCGCTACCGACACGCCCAACCGAACCCGAACCGGGCGGCCTGGCCCATAGCGTTTATGGTGCTCTGTTTCGGCTTTGCCATGTTCAGCGCCAGCGTCCCGAAGATCATCGCCGGCTGGCTCGACCCCGCCACCCAGGCCGTACGCGGTTACATGCTCCGGTTCTATTACGTGCAGGGATCACGCGAGCTGCTGCTCCCTTACCTGGTCGATTTCACCAGCAAAGGCGTGTGGGAAGCGATGGACTGGATGGGCGTAGGGCTGGAATTGACGTTTCTGCTGGCCATTCTGCGTCGGCAACTGTTCCGGTTCTACCTGCTGGTGACCATCTCGTTTCACATTGCCAACCTGCTGATTTTCAACATCAACGACTTCTACCTGAACACCTATTTCTACGCGCTGTTTTTCAATTACACCCTGATTACAGAGCGGATGTCGCCGCTGGCTTCTCAGCGGCTGGGGTCGTTTTTCAACTACGTGAACCTGGCGCTGGTGGCCGGAGCGGCGGTGGTCTGGTACCGCTTCTTCACCTTGTCGCCTTTCTTTACAGCCCTGGAAGCACTCTCGCTGAACTTTGACGAAGCGACGCTGGTCCTGCTGTTTGCCATGCTGGCGCTGGCCCTGACCGATGCCGTCTTGTCGCTCAGGCAACGCCAACCCACCCCGGCGGTGGGCGCGCTGTAA
- a CDS encoding NifU family protein, with amino-acid sequence MDSNMNIKAKVEIALNAIRPYLEADGGDVKVLDVTDEGLVTLELLGNCGSCPMSAMTLKAGVEDAIKRAVPEVSAVEAVNMTTPDDPWAKMPFE; translated from the coding sequence ATGGATTCCAATATGAACATAAAAGCCAAGGTGGAAATCGCCCTGAACGCTATCCGGCCTTATCTGGAAGCTGACGGCGGCGACGTGAAGGTGCTGGACGTAACGGACGAAGGGTTGGTAACACTCGAACTCCTGGGCAACTGTGGCTCGTGCCCCATGTCGGCCATGACGCTGAAAGCCGGCGTCGAAGACGCGATCAAGCGCGCGGTGCCCGAAGTGTCGGCCGTGGAAGCGGTCAACATGACAACCCCCGATGATCCGTGGGCGAAGATGCCCTTTGAATGA
- a CDS encoding Mrp/NBP35 family ATP-binding protein, with protein MMITQEAILDALRHVEEPDLKKDLVTLGMVKDIEVKDRDVHFTVVLTTPACPLKELIRMRCEEAIHTHVADDVRVFINMVADVTSTRVGKTPLLPDVKNIICVASGKGGVGKSTVAANLALALAQTGARVGLIDADISGPSIPIMFGAEDTNPGVVNEDGKNWIIPIHRFGIKLLSIGFLAPAEAPVVWRGPMMSSALRQFLGDAKWGALDYLLIDMPPGTSDVHLTLVQSVPVTGAVIVTTPQKVALGDAVKGMMMFRQKQVNVPILGVVENMAYFTPAELPDNKYYIFGKGGGRSLAEQYNVPFIGEVPLVQTIRESGDEGTPAVLRGADDPAAKAFQEVAEALAQQVAIRNASMAQTRPVEIKL; from the coding sequence TTGATGATTACGCAAGAGGCTATCCTGGACGCCCTCCGCCACGTGGAGGAGCCCGATCTGAAGAAAGATCTGGTGACGCTCGGGATGGTGAAAGATATTGAAGTCAAAGACCGGGACGTTCATTTCACGGTCGTGCTGACCACCCCGGCCTGTCCGCTGAAAGAGCTGATTCGCATGCGGTGCGAGGAGGCCATTCACACCCACGTGGCCGACGATGTGCGGGTATTTATCAATATGGTGGCCGACGTAACGTCCACCCGCGTGGGCAAAACGCCGCTGCTTCCCGACGTGAAGAACATCATCTGCGTTGCGTCCGGCAAAGGTGGCGTCGGGAAATCGACCGTCGCGGCCAACCTGGCCCTGGCTTTGGCCCAGACGGGGGCGCGCGTGGGGCTGATAGACGCCGACATCTCGGGTCCGTCGATTCCGATCATGTTCGGTGCCGAAGACACCAACCCCGGCGTGGTGAACGAAGACGGTAAAAACTGGATCATCCCGATCCACCGGTTCGGCATCAAGCTGCTGTCGATCGGGTTTCTGGCACCGGCCGAAGCGCCGGTGGTCTGGCGCGGCCCGATGATGAGTTCGGCCCTGCGTCAGTTTCTGGGCGATGCCAAGTGGGGTGCCCTCGATTACTTGTTGATCGACATGCCGCCCGGAACAAGCGACGTCCACCTGACGTTGGTACAGAGCGTTCCGGTCACCGGTGCGGTCATCGTCACCACGCCGCAGAAAGTAGCCCTGGGCGATGCGGTCAAAGGCATGATGATGTTCCGCCAGAAGCAGGTTAACGTTCCGATCCTGGGGGTTGTCGAAAATATGGCGTATTTTACCCCCGCCGAGCTGCCCGACAACAAGTACTACATCTTTGGAAAAGGGGGCGGACGCTCCCTGGCCGAACAGTACAACGTGCCGTTTATTGGGGAGGTGCCGCTGGTGCAGACCATCCGCGAGAGCGGTGACGAAGGCACCCCGGCAGTACTGCGCGGCGCGGACGATCCGGCCGCGAAGGCGTTTCAGGAGGTAGCCGAAGCGCTGGCCCAACAGGTGGCCATCCGCAACGCTTCGATGGCGCAGACGCGCCCTGTAGAGATTAAATTATGA
- a CDS encoding DUF983 domain-containing protein, which yields MATSKLTAILDARCPRCRVGPMFQYPLLKVSKFSKMHKHCPHCGFRFEIEPDFFAGAMYVSYAMSVGLFITVFVVMLVVFNDPPLWVYITTVAVANVFLIPVFFRYSRVLYLHLFGGVRYRPELADQPPVAPPSSSH from the coding sequence ATGGCCACTTCCAAACTCACCGCGATCCTGGACGCCCGTTGCCCCCGTTGCCGGGTCGGCCCCATGTTTCAGTACCCCCTCCTGAAGGTTTCCAAGTTCTCCAAAATGCACAAGCACTGTCCGCACTGCGGCTTTCGCTTCGAGATCGAGCCGGATTTTTTCGCCGGGGCCATGTACGTCAGCTACGCCATGTCCGTAGGGCTGTTCATTACGGTGTTTGTCGTCATGCTGGTGGTGTTCAACGATCCGCCGCTGTGGGTGTACATCACGACGGTGGCCGTAGCCAACGTGTTTCTGATCCCGGTTTTTTTCCGCTACTCGCGCGTGCTGTACCTGCACCTGTTCGGCGGTGTGCGCTATCGGCCCGAATTGGCCGACCAGCCGCCGGTGGCCCCGCCTTCCTCGTCGCACTAA
- a CDS encoding ScyD/ScyE family protein has protein sequence MRKPCTRLITQSAIGLLLLLYPTLTWGQAPAPPFAAGLKHPIGLTLDSLGRLWVAESGTGTDDGQISIIMPDGSVHPFLGGLPSDTNAVDEIVGAWRVAFMEGQVVIVQGEGVDGDSLSGALLMVDTTGFMPGEDSLTRADIDSILHISAFVLDEGYAESNPFAFVMDAATGNLLITDAAANAVLVYDPAADTMGVFAEFPPVPNNTGVGPPMADAVPTRILAHEDQFLVGTLTGFPFSDSAASVYAVSAEGAVSMLYDSLTTVVDMAIDPMDGQLVVLQRWRFMTTPPGPLMNSGMLLKLTAEGIDTLMQDLFFPSGLAMGMDGTVYISSDVAGTVIRASVLTSNRPLPAEAVGFNIYPNPFQGSTAIRYQLDRPQPVRIEVFDPTGRRVATLRDQTQAAGTYTQQWSGHNDLGQELRAGYYLIRLQIGDHAWTKATIKQ, from the coding sequence ATGAGAAAGCCCTGTACCCGCCTGATTACGCAAAGCGCAATCGGCCTTCTGTTGCTTCTTTATCCAACTCTCACCTGGGGGCAGGCCCCGGCCCCGCCCTTTGCCGCGGGTCTGAAACACCCCATCGGCCTTACCCTCGATTCGCTGGGCCGCCTGTGGGTCGCCGAAAGCGGCACCGGCACTGACGACGGCCAGATTTCCATCATTATGCCCGACGGCTCGGTTCATCCCTTCCTGGGAGGCTTGCCTTCAGACACCAACGCCGTGGACGAAATTGTCGGCGCGTGGCGTGTCGCCTTTATGGAGGGCCAGGTGGTCATTGTCCAGGGCGAAGGGGTCGACGGCGATTCGCTTTCCGGCGCGCTGCTGATGGTCGACACCACCGGCTTCATGCCGGGCGAAGATTCGCTCACCCGCGCCGACATCGACAGCATTTTGCACATCTCAGCCTTTGTGCTCGACGAGGGGTATGCCGAGAGCAATCCGTTTGCGTTCGTGATGGATGCGGCCACGGGTAACCTACTCATCACCGACGCCGCCGCCAATGCAGTGCTTGTTTACGATCCGGCCGCCGATACCATGGGCGTCTTCGCGGAGTTTCCGCCGGTCCCCAACAACACGGGCGTAGGTCCCCCGATGGCCGACGCCGTCCCTACCCGCATCCTGGCGCACGAGGATCAGTTTCTGGTCGGCACGCTGACGGGCTTCCCGTTTTCTGACAGTGCGGCCAGCGTATACGCCGTAAGTGCAGAAGGGGCGGTCAGCATGCTGTACGACAGCCTGACTACCGTAGTCGACATGGCCATCGACCCGATGGACGGGCAACTGGTGGTGCTACAACGCTGGCGTTTTATGACTACGCCTCCGGGACCGTTGATGAATTCCGGCATGTTGCTGAAGCTGACGGCCGAGGGCATCGATACGCTGATGCAGGATTTGTTCTTCCCGAGCGGGTTGGCCATGGGCATGGACGGTACGGTCTACATCTCGTCCGATGTAGCGGGCACCGTTATCCGCGCTTCGGTGCTCACGTCGAACCGCCCGCTGCCGGCCGAAGCCGTCGGGTTTAACATCTATCCGAATCCATTCCAGGGAAGCACCGCCATCCGCTACCAGCTGGATCGTCCGCAGCCGGTGCGCATCGAAGTGTTCGATCCGACCGGCCGGCGGGTCGCCACGCTGCGCGACCAGACACAAGCCGCCGGAACCTACACCCAGCAGTGGTCAGGGCACAATGACCTCGGCCAGGAACTGCGCGCCGGCTACTACCTGATTCGCCTGCAGATCGGCGACCATGCCTGGACCAAAGCGACGATTAAACAGTAA